A region from the Synechococcales cyanobacterium CNB genome encodes:
- a CDS encoding serine protein kinase, translating into MSELRHPSSDHSSENARGAGRELAELIASRVDRASHHDQNWTGTFWDYLDLCAQNPAVARNAYQRLYDAILAHGFEKYRLFKRDCIRYHFFSDPFDHGQDAIFGLDFALMELVDVLRSAAEGYGTDKRILLLHGPVGSSKSTIARLLKKGVEHYSRTPEGALYSFSWLLDERCEVTPQEGNHAEAVRTHAFPSPMHEDPLVLVPREARAPLLEQLNAHYRPRHHHGKVRIYGEPDPFSRRIYDDLMRFYDGDWRRVMEHVRVRRVVLSEKDRVGIGTFQPKDEKNQDSTELTGDINYRKIALYGSDSDPRAFNFDGELNIANRGVCEFIEILKLDVAFLYDLLGATQEHTIKPKKFAQTHIDEVILGHTNEPEYKRLQSNEMMEAFRDRTIKIDVPYNIRLDDEIRIYQKDFGPERIRNVHVAPHTLEVAAMWAVLTRLQEPKKAGLSLLQKMKLYNGRSIPGFTEDAVKELKEEATREGMTGISPRYIQDKISNALVSRQALEEKCINPFMVLNELEGGLSHHSLITDEETRKRYRELLSVVKEEYEDVIKAEVQRAISADEEAIKRLCANYIENVRAYTQKERVLNKYTGKYDEPDERLMRSIEDKIDVPESRKDDFRQEIMNYIGALALDGKKFEYNTNARLYKALELKLFEDQRDTIKLKNLVSSVVDDETQQKIDVVKQRLIKQFGYNETSATDVLNYVASIFARGDAKK; encoded by the coding sequence ATGTCCGAACTGCGCCATCCGTCATCCGATCATTCGAGCGAGAACGCGCGCGGCGCGGGACGCGAGCTGGCAGAACTGATCGCCTCGCGCGTCGATCGCGCCTCGCACCACGACCAGAACTGGACCGGCACGTTCTGGGATTACCTCGACCTCTGCGCCCAGAACCCGGCCGTCGCGCGCAACGCCTACCAGCGCCTCTACGACGCCATCCTCGCCCACGGCTTCGAGAAGTACCGCCTCTTCAAGCGCGACTGCATTCGCTACCACTTCTTCTCCGACCCCTTCGACCACGGGCAGGACGCCATCTTCGGCCTCGACTTCGCCCTCATGGAACTCGTCGACGTCCTCCGCTCCGCCGCCGAGGGATACGGCACCGACAAGCGCATCCTCCTCCTGCACGGCCCGGTCGGCTCCAGCAAGAGCACCATCGCGCGCCTCCTGAAGAAGGGCGTCGAGCACTACTCCCGCACGCCCGAAGGCGCGCTCTACTCGTTCTCCTGGCTCCTCGACGAGCGCTGCGAGGTCACGCCGCAGGAGGGCAACCACGCCGAGGCCGTCCGCACGCACGCCTTCCCCTCGCCGATGCACGAGGACCCGCTCGTGCTCGTCCCGCGCGAGGCCCGCGCCCCGCTGCTCGAACAACTCAACGCCCACTACCGCCCGCGCCACCACCACGGCAAGGTCCGCATCTACGGCGAGCCGGACCCCTTCAGCCGGCGCATCTACGACGACCTCATGCGCTTCTACGACGGCGATTGGCGCCGCGTCATGGAGCACGTCCGCGTCCGCCGCGTCGTGCTGAGCGAGAAGGACCGCGTCGGCATCGGCACCTTCCAGCCCAAGGACGAGAAGAACCAGGATTCCACCGAACTCACGGGCGACATCAACTACCGCAAGATCGCCCTCTACGGCAGCGACAGCGACCCGCGCGCCTTCAACTTCGACGGCGAACTCAACATCGCCAACCGCGGCGTCTGCGAGTTCATCGAGATCCTCAAGCTCGACGTCGCCTTCCTTTACGACCTGCTCGGCGCGACGCAGGAGCACACCATCAAGCCCAAGAAGTTCGCCCAGACCCACATCGACGAGGTCATCCTGGGGCACACCAACGAACCCGAGTACAAGCGCCTCCAGTCCAACGAGATGATGGAGGCCTTCCGCGATCGCACCATCAAGATCGACGTCCCCTACAACATCCGCCTCGACGACGAGATCCGCATCTACCAGAAGGACTTCGGACCGGAGCGCATCCGCAACGTCCACGTCGCCCCGCATACCCTGGAGGTCGCAGCCATGTGGGCCGTCCTCACGCGGCTCCAGGAACCCAAGAAGGCCGGACTCTCCCTCCTCCAGAAGATGAAGCTCTACAACGGGCGCAGCATCCCCGGCTTCACCGAGGACGCCGTCAAGGAACTCAAGGAAGAAGCCACCCGCGAGGGCATGACCGGCATCAGCCCCCGCTACATCCAGGACAAGATCAGCAACGCCCTCGTCAGCCGCCAGGCCCTCGAGGAGAAGTGCATCAACCCGTTCATGGTGCTCAACGAACTCGAGGGCGGCCTGAGCCACCACTCCCTCATCACCGACGAGGAGACCCGCAAACGCTACCGCGAGCTCCTCTCCGTCGTGAAGGAGGAGTACGAGGACGTCATCAAGGCCGAGGTCCAGCGGGCCATCAGCGCGGACGAAGAGGCCATCAAGCGCCTCTGTGCCAACTACATCGAGAACGTGCGCGCCTACACCCAGAAGGAGCGCGTCCTCAACAAGTACACCGGCAAGTACGACGAACCGGACGAGCGCCTCATGCGCTCCATCGAGGATAAGATCGACGTCCCCGAGAGCCGAAAGGACGACTTCCGACAGGAGATCATGAACTACATCGGCGCCCTCGCCCTCGACGGCAAGAAGTTCGAGTACAACACCAACGCCCGCCTCTACAAGGCACTCGAACTCAAGCTCTTCGAGGACCAACGCGACACCATCAAGCTCAAGAACCTCGTCTCCTCCGTCGTCGACGACGAGACGCAGCAGAAGATCGACGTCGTCAAGCAGCGCCTCATCAAGCAGTTTGGCTACAACGAGACGAGCGCCACGGACGTGCTCAACTACGTCGCGAGCATCTTCGCGCGGGGGGACGCGAAGAAGTAG
- the sdhB gene encoding succinate dehydrogenase iron-sulfur subunit, whose translation MTATATAKRTVRLRIRRCEGPGKPARWESFMVPVEPGANVISCLQTIAADPVTEEGRRTTPVVWDANCLEEVCGACTMVINGRVRQSCSCLIDQVAPRNGDTITLEPMSKFPVVRDLWVDRSRLFHALARVRAWAPIDDTFDRGPGPRETPEKQALRYTLSTCMSCGCCLEACPQFLLVEDETKWDTAFVGAHALSQARLFNAHETGRTLKGERLEALTGPGGVSDCGNAQNCVKVCPKEIPLTESIADIGRQTTLHALARWFTGR comes from the coding sequence CGAGGGCCCTGGCAAACCCGCGCGCTGGGAGTCGTTCATGGTCCCGGTCGAGCCGGGCGCGAACGTCATCTCCTGCCTTCAGACCATCGCGGCCGACCCCGTTACCGAGGAAGGCCGCCGCACTACACCCGTCGTTTGGGACGCCAACTGCCTCGAAGAGGTCTGCGGCGCGTGCACCATGGTCATCAACGGTCGCGTGCGACAGAGCTGCTCCTGCCTCATCGATCAGGTCGCGCCACGCAACGGCGACACCATCACTCTCGAACCCATGTCGAAGTTTCCCGTCGTGCGAGACCTCTGGGTCGATCGCTCCCGGCTCTTCCACGCCCTCGCACGAGTCCGCGCCTGGGCGCCCATCGACGACACCTTCGACCGCGGCCCAGGCCCCCGCGAAACACCCGAAAAGCAAGCCCTCCGATACACGCTTTCCACCTGCATGTCCTGCGGCTGCTGCCTCGAAGCCTGTCCGCAGTTCCTCCTCGTCGAGGACGAGACGAAGTGGGACACCGCTTTCGTCGGCGCGCACGCCCTCAGCCAAGCCCGCCTCTTCAACGCCCATGAGACCGGCCGCACACTCAAGGGCGAACGCCTCGAAGCCCTCACCGGCCCCGGCGGCGTCTCCGACTGCGGCAACGCCCAGAACTGCGTCAAGGTCTGCCCGAAGGAGATCCCCCTCACGGAATCCATCGCCGACATCGGCCGCCAGACGACCCTCCACGCTCTCGCCCGCTGGTTCACCGGCCGCTGA